The bacterium Unc6 genome has a window encoding:
- a CDS encoding guanylate kinase has protein sequence MGTGIVFILSAPSGCGKTTLIKKLVREIENIDVSVSATTRTPRPTEKDGKDYYFLGPPDFKKKIRKNEFIEWAQVFGDFYGTPKKQLLKKIKEGVDVILSLDIQGTKNLKSIIKNCVTIFLFPPSIDELYNRLSKRNMDSNLSVQKRLQEARKELKTAKQYEYWIVNDNIKSAYQKLKSIIIAERCKKRYERRYGICNSRAFNR, from the coding sequence GTGGGAACAGGGATAGTATTTATTCTATCAGCACCTTCCGGGTGTGGTAAAACAACACTTATAAAAAAACTTGTAAGAGAAATTGAAAATATTGATGTGTCTGTATCTGCAACAACAAGAACGCCAAGACCAACGGAGAAGGATGGGAAAGATTATTATTTTCTTGGCCCCCCTGATTTTAAAAAAAAGATAAGGAAAAATGAATTTATAGAATGGGCGCAGGTTTTTGGAGATTTCTATGGAACACCTAAAAAACAATTGTTAAAAAAGATAAAAGAAGGAGTAGATGTAATACTAAGTCTTGACATACAGGGGACCAAGAACTTAAAATCAATCATAAAAAATTGTGTGACAATATTTCTTTTTCCACCTTCAATTGATGAACTCTATAATAGGTTATCAAAAAGAAATATGGACTCTAATTTAAGTGTTCAAAAAAGGCTGCAAGAAGCAAGAAAGGAATTAAAAACAGCAAAACAATATGAATACTGGATTGTAAATGACAATATAAAATCTGCATATCAAAAACTAAAGTCAATAATTATTGCAGAAAGATGCAAGAAAAGATACGAAAGAAGATATGGAATATGTAACAGTAGAGCCTTTAATAGATAA